The Desulfovibrio desulfuricans genome has a window encoding:
- a CDS encoding hemolysin family protein yields the protein MDGGTEGHSTIWSRLSRLFGHDDQESLEKAILEARADGEVEPYEESMLLGILRFNDLQVQDTMIPRTDIDCVPDDMPLQEVARIIVRSGHSRIPVYKDTRDNIVGILHAKDVLSSLLDQGEHAPAVSRVMREPFFVPETKSIRTLLQEFRARKQHIAIALDEYGGTSGLITIEDVLEEIVGDIEDEHDAPRQEDIRPLGENVYELTGRALLEDLEDLGVDLDSDEVDTIGGYLSMEAGHVPGPGERFTLRGWAFTVLEADRKLIIRLRMEPADHAAPAPATEEEEAAKA from the coding sequence TTGGACGGCGGCACGGAAGGTCACAGTACCATCTGGTCGCGCCTGAGCAGACTGTTCGGGCACGACGATCAGGAATCTCTCGAAAAAGCCATTCTGGAAGCACGAGCCGACGGCGAGGTGGAACCCTACGAGGAATCCATGCTCCTTGGCATCCTGCGCTTCAACGATCTTCAGGTGCAGGACACCATGATCCCCCGCACCGATATAGACTGCGTTCCCGATGACATGCCGCTTCAGGAAGTGGCGCGCATCATTGTGCGTTCCGGTCATTCGCGCATTCCCGTTTACAAGGACACCCGCGACAATATCGTGGGCATTCTCCACGCCAAGGATGTTCTCAGCAGCCTGCTGGATCAGGGGGAACACGCCCCCGCAGTTTCGCGGGTCATGCGCGAGCCTTTCTTTGTGCCAGAGACCAAGTCCATCCGCACCCTGCTGCAGGAATTTCGCGCCCGCAAACAGCACATTGCCATTGCGCTTGACGAATACGGCGGCACATCCGGCCTTATCACCATCGAAGACGTGCTGGAAGAAATCGTGGGCGATATTGAAGACGAACACGATGCGCCGCGTCAGGAAGATATCCGCCCCCTCGGCGAAAATGTTTATGAACTCACTGGTCGCGCCCTGCTGGAAGACCTTGAAGATCTGGGCGTTGATCTGGATTCGGACGAGGTGGACACCATCGGCGGCTACCTGAGCATGGAGGCGGGGCACGTCCCCGGCCCTGGCGAGCGCTTTACCCTGCGAGGCTGGGCCTTTACCGTGCTTGAAGCTGACAGGAAGCTCATTATCCGCCTGCGCATGGAACCTGCTGACCACGCCGCGCCCGCTCCGGCCACGGAAGAGGAAGAAGCGGCAAAAGCATGA
- the lnt gene encoding apolipoprotein N-acyltransferase, with protein sequence MKLFRPEAPGATQRGWVLCLAAALGLWLGFPNDLISFPPLVLLWPVALALLGREAASRAIALRMGWIGTIAGGVAALYWLTLPVHNVGGLPWLLAVPCALFIVTCIGSAGGLFALAAHMFRHRPAWVQAVLLGLLWYLLEAVYALALGFPWLDMAGALSPWPILVQAADMVGGYALTGLWSMAALLCCLAFVCGPRRFCPDRASLIPGLVLTISLLCYGGWRLYANPMVTEPSGQDSVDVLYVEGNVDQNQKWVPAFQRQTVDLYLGLTYQGLAQKPDARPLIVWPETAMPFFFEVNALHAPRIRELAAHSGSPLLFGAPGLERHPGKKDPDVFNRAFLLNPKGDTVGYYDKEHLVPFGEYLPEWLNWGFLEALLQGVGVYQTGTAVAPLRQDNLALGMLICYEGIFPWLAQNRVADGANILVDISNDGWFGNTPAARQHLYLTALRAVEQNRWILRGTNTGISVVVDPRARLTMQGGQFKAQAVWGKAALVTAPSLFHSISPWLMPGAAMVFLTLLLLGPGGRFAKDRDKAASCS encoded by the coding sequence ATGAAGCTGTTCCGTCCTGAAGCGCCAGGGGCCACGCAGCGCGGCTGGGTTTTGTGCCTTGCTGCCGCACTAGGCCTGTGGCTGGGCTTTCCCAACGATCTTATCAGTTTCCCTCCACTGGTGCTCCTGTGGCCTGTGGCGCTGGCATTGCTTGGCCGGGAGGCCGCGAGCCGCGCCATTGCCTTGCGCATGGGCTGGATTGGCACCATTGCTGGCGGCGTGGCCGCGCTCTACTGGCTTACCCTGCCCGTGCACAACGTGGGCGGCCTGCCCTGGCTGCTGGCCGTTCCCTGCGCGCTGTTCATCGTAACCTGCATTGGCAGTGCCGGCGGCCTGTTTGCCCTCGCGGCCCACATGTTCCGCCACAGGCCCGCCTGGGTGCAGGCCGTGCTGCTTGGCCTGCTGTGGTATCTGCTTGAGGCGGTCTATGCCCTTGCCCTGGGCTTTCCCTGGCTTGACATGGCCGGGGCTTTGTCCCCCTGGCCCATACTGGTGCAGGCTGCGGACATGGTGGGCGGTTACGCCCTTACAGGCCTGTGGAGCATGGCGGCCCTGCTGTGCTGCCTTGCCTTTGTCTGCGGGCCGCGGCGCTTCTGCCCCGACCGCGCAAGCCTGATCCCCGGCCTTGTGCTCACGATTTCCCTTCTGTGCTACGGGGGCTGGCGGCTTTACGCCAACCCGATGGTCACCGAACCCAGCGGGCAGGACAGCGTGGATGTGCTCTACGTGGAAGGCAACGTTGACCAGAACCAGAAGTGGGTTCCAGCCTTTCAGCGGCAGACTGTGGATCTGTATCTGGGCCTGACGTATCAGGGCCTTGCGCAAAAACCCGATGCCCGCCCCCTCATTGTGTGGCCGGAAACAGCCATGCCTTTCTTTTTTGAGGTCAACGCCCTGCATGCCCCGCGCATTCGCGAGCTGGCGGCCCACAGCGGCAGCCCGCTGCTGTTTGGCGCGCCGGGCCTCGAGCGCCACCCCGGCAAAAAAGATCCCGATGTTTTCAACCGGGCCTTTTTGCTGAACCCCAAGGGCGATACTGTCGGATATTACGACAAGGAACACCTGGTTCCCTTTGGCGAATATCTGCCGGAATGGCTCAACTGGGGATTTCTGGAGGCATTGCTGCAAGGGGTTGGCGTGTACCAGACTGGCACGGCTGTCGCCCCGCTGCGGCAGGACAATCTTGCTCTGGGAATGCTCATCTGCTATGAGGGAATATTCCCGTGGCTTGCCCAGAACCGCGTGGCGGATGGGGCAAACATTCTTGTAGATATCAGCAATGACGGCTGGTTTGGCAACACTCCGGCGGCACGGCAGCATCTCTACCTCACTGCCCTGCGGGCCGTGGAGCAGAACCGCTGGATATTACGCGGCACCAACACGGGCATTTCTGTTGTGGTGGATCCGCGCGCCCGGCTGACCATGCAGGGAGGCCAGTTCAAGGCTCAGGCCGTCTGGGGCAAGGCAGCGCTTGTAACTGCTCCAAGCCTGTTCCACAGTATCTCGCCCTGGCTTATGCCCGGAGCTGCCATGGTATTTCTGACCCTACTGCTGCTCGGCCCCGGCGGCAGGTTTGCAAAAGACCGCGACAAAGCCGCCAGCTGTTCCTGA
- the prfB gene encoding peptide chain release factor 2 (programmed frameshift), with product MLQLSDLRAACQPLSQRFATLWGRLDVAASQKRLQDIEHEISRPGAWDNPEALTPVLQEKRRLEEEIERLSRLKTCHDDMNEWLALASESEDPEALESLDQQNRDLAALLDETELVMLLSGEEDNQDAILEIHPGAGGTESQDWAEMLLRMYTRWAARHKYTVEELDYLPGDEAGVKSVTLRIAGPHAFGFLKSERGIHRLIRISPFDSSGRRHTSFASVDVIPDVGNDIELDIKESDIRVDIFRSSGPGGQSVNTTSSAVRVTHIPTGVSAQCQNEKSQHHNKDTAMRVLRARLYNIELQKRDAERQAEYAGKDAIAFGSQIRTYTLQPYRLVKDHRTGSEAGDVEGVLNGQIDQFQHDYLLHRHEQQR from the exons ATGTTGCAACTCAGTGATCTGCGCGCCGCATGCCAGCCCCTTTCCCAACGTTTCGCCACCCTCTGGGGGCGTCTT GACGTTGCCGCCAGCCAGAAGCGCCTGCAGGACATCGAACACGAAATTTCCCGCCCCGGCGCATGGGACAATCCTGAAGCGCTGACCCCTGTTTTGCAGGAAAAGCGGCGTCTTGAAGAAGAAATCGAGCGTCTCAGCCGCCTCAAGACCTGCCATGACGACATGAACGAATGGCTGGCCCTGGCCTCTGAAAGCGAAGACCCCGAAGCTCTGGAATCCCTTGACCAGCAGAACCGCGACCTTGCCGCACTGCTGGACGAAACCGAGCTTGTCATGCTGCTTTCCGGCGAGGAAGACAATCAGGACGCCATCCTTGAAATCCACCCCGGCGCTGGCGGCACAGAGTCGCAGGACTGGGCCGAAATGCTGCTGCGCATGTATACCCGCTGGGCCGCGCGCCACAAGTACACAGTGGAAGAGCTGGACTACCTGCCGGGCGACGAGGCGGGCGTTAAAAGCGTTACCCTGCGCATTGCCGGACCGCATGCCTTTGGCTTTCTCAAGAGCGAGCGCGGCATCCATCGCCTTATCCGCATTTCGCCTTTCGATTCATCGGGCCGCCGCCACACCTCCTTTGCATCTGTGGACGTAATCCCCGACGTGGGCAACGATATCGAGCTGGACATCAAGGAATCCGACATCCGCGTGGATATTTTCCGCTCCAGCGGCCCCGGCGGGCAAAGCGTCAACACCACAAGTTCGGCCGTGCGCGTGACCCACATCCCCACGGGTGTTTCCGCCCAGTGCCAGAACGAAAAATCGCAGCACCACAACAAGGATACGGCCATGCGCGTTTTGCGCGCCCGCCTGTACAACATTGAACTGCAAAAACGCGATGCGGAACGACAGGCGGAATACGCCGGCAAGGACGCCATCGCTTTTGGCAGCCAGATCCGCACGTACACCTTGCAGCCCTACAGGCTGGTCAAGGATCACCGCACCGGCTCCGAAGCCGGAGATGTGGAAGGCGTTTTGAACGGTCAGATCGACCAGTTCCAACACGATTACCTGCTGCACCGACATGAGCAACAACGCTGA
- a CDS encoding GGDEF domain-containing protein, whose product MSNNADFDALANELLALRQADGAASRSSGESVLVARLLPGFNVSRWQEFLRRYPTGRWCALPANPGLLPELGGGPSNAPGHLAHLLMAEMFTVQINRELLRLSRTGGDLAVIEAVILDKTHLDEASVLALETLLVDCLRQCREECDTLGCTDLGRFALLLPGVSVLRARLMAEQIQKIFAVRAAEIPIASKGRHAAKANCALGIACADQGGRPTPEALLGKAAQATDEALAQKHGHICIAGGAALDARTTLVHSSEKRFLFFEGN is encoded by the coding sequence ATGAGCAACAACGCTGATTTTGACGCACTTGCCAACGAGCTGCTTGCCTTGCGGCAGGCAGACGGCGCAGCTTCGCGCAGCAGCGGCGAATCTGTGCTGGTGGCCCGGCTGTTGCCGGGTTTCAACGTCAGCAGGTGGCAGGAATTTTTGCGCCGCTACCCCACCGGGCGCTGGTGCGCACTGCCTGCCAACCCCGGCCTTTTGCCGGAACTTGGCGGCGGCCCCAGCAATGCCCCTGGGCACCTTGCCCACCTGCTCATGGCCGAAATGTTTACGGTGCAGATAAACCGCGAACTGTTGCGCCTTTCCCGTACCGGGGGGGATCTGGCGGTGATTGAGGCTGTTATTTTGGACAAGACGCATCTGGACGAGGCCTCGGTACTGGCGCTGGAAACGCTGCTTGTGGACTGCCTGCGGCAGTGCCGCGAGGAATGCGATACCCTGGGCTGTACCGACCTTGGGCGCTTTGCCCTGCTCCTGCCCGGCGTCAGCGTGCTGCGCGCACGCCTGATGGCCGAACAGATACAAAAAATCTTTGCTGTCCGGGCAGCGGAAATTCCCATTGCCAGCAAGGGCAGGCATGCGGCAAAGGCCAATTGCGCCCTGGGCATAGCCTGCGCCGATCAGGGGGGCAGACCAACCCCCGAGGCCCTGTTGGGCAAGGCCGCACAGGCCACGGACGAGGCTCTGGCCCAAAAGCACGGCCACATTTGCATAGCGGGTGGCGCTGCCCTGGACGCCAGAACCACCCTTGTGCATTCCAGCGAAAAACGATTTCTCTTCTTTGAGGGAAACTGA
- a CDS encoding MinD/ParA family protein — protein sequence MANTTLSVALLSGKGGVGKTNMSLNIACALHQQGFKTLLMDCDLGLANLDVLLGITPEGNLQTALLGEADVSDVLCQIDGEDFAVLPAASGVPELTELQPDARDLLLSRLEPVLHKYDFVFMDIGAGISGTVQTFAAMASVRIVVITPEPTSLTDSYALIKVLNSRYGLRDFMVLVNQATSQAEAKSSFDKLSGACKHFLHIEPVLLGHVRSDKKLPEAVCLQKPLMMHSPGSPAALDLQNMASRLQRIRLGMLDWLGSRNILQPVPVQD from the coding sequence ATGGCGAATACGACATTGAGCGTTGCCCTGCTGAGCGGCAAAGGCGGGGTGGGCAAAACAAACATGTCGCTCAATATAGCCTGCGCCCTGCACCAGCAGGGTTTTAAAACCCTGTTGATGGACTGCGATCTGGGTCTTGCGAATCTTGACGTGCTGCTGGGCATTACGCCGGAAGGCAACCTCCAGACGGCCCTTTTGGGCGAAGCCGATGTATCGGACGTGCTCTGCCAGATTGATGGCGAGGACTTTGCCGTGCTGCCCGCAGCATCTGGCGTGCCGGAACTGACCGAGCTGCAGCCCGACGCGCGCGACCTGCTGCTCTCCCGGCTGGAACCTGTGCTGCACAAATATGATTTTGTCTTCATGGATATAGGCGCGGGTATTTCCGGCACGGTGCAGACCTTTGCCGCCATGGCCTCGGTGCGCATCGTTGTCATCACGCCCGAACCCACATCCCTGACGGACAGCTACGCCCTCATCAAGGTGCTTAACAGCCGCTACGGCCTGCGCGACTTCATGGTGCTGGTCAATCAGGCAACCTCCCAGGCCGAGGCAAAATCTTCATTCGACAAACTTTCCGGCGCGTGCAAACATTTTCTGCACATAGAGCCTGTTTTGCTGGGGCATGTGCGCTCCGACAAAAAATTGCCAGAAGCAGTCTGCCTGCAAAAGCCGCTGATGATGCACTCTCCGGGCAGCCCCGCTGCGCTGGATTTGCAGAATATGGCCTCGCGCTTGCAGCGCATCCGGCTGGGAATGCTTGACTGGCTTGGCTCGCGCAACATTTTGCAACCTGTTCCGGTTCAGGACTAG
- a CDS encoding HU family DNA-binding protein, with product MNKSELIKALADETNIPLDDASLVVNTFFDAMKKSLLSGERIEIRGFGSFKIKEYEGYAGRNPKTGESVVVESKRLPFFRAGKELKEFINQ from the coding sequence ATGAACAAGAGCGAGCTTATCAAGGCACTGGCCGACGAAACCAACATCCCTCTGGACGACGCGTCATTGGTGGTCAACACCTTCTTTGACGCAATGAAAAAATCTCTGCTTTCCGGAGAGCGTATTGAAATACGCGGCTTCGGCAGCTTCAAAATCAAGGAGTACGAAGGCTACGCCGGCCGCAATCCTAAAACCGGCGAAAGCGTCGTTGTTGAATCGAAACGCCTGCCCTTTTTCCGAGCGGGCAAGGAATTGAAAGAATTTATCAATCAGTAA
- the dapA gene encoding 4-hydroxy-tetrahydrodipicolinate synthase — MQFSGALTALVTPFRNNALDEEAYRAFIEHQISEGIHGLVPCGTTGESATLTHEEHERVIEICIDQVKGRVPVLAGAGSNNTMEAIRLTKFAQKAGADGALLITPYYNKPTQEGLYQHFKAIAQAVDMPLVPYNVPGRTGCNLLPATLARMARDFPNIVGVKEATGDLVQGSRVLESCPENFSVLSGDDFTALPLMALGGKGVISVTSNLVPGRVAAMCNAFNKGDLKEAARIHHALFPLHDALFFESNPIPAKTALALMGRMEAEIRLPLCPMAEGTKQKLIEVLRQQNLI, encoded by the coding sequence ATGCAATTTTCAGGTGCATTGACCGCGCTTGTAACCCCGTTCAGAAACAACGCTCTGGACGAAGAAGCATACCGCGCATTTATTGAACACCAGATCAGCGAAGGCATTCACGGTCTGGTTCCCTGCGGCACCACTGGCGAATCCGCCACCCTGACCCATGAGGAACACGAAAGGGTCATCGAAATATGCATAGATCAGGTCAAGGGCCGTGTTCCGGTTCTTGCGGGCGCTGGTTCCAACAATACTATGGAAGCCATCCGCCTGACCAAGTTTGCGCAAAAGGCCGGGGCCGACGGCGCGCTGCTCATCACCCCCTATTACAACAAGCCCACCCAGGAAGGCCTGTACCAGCACTTCAAGGCCATTGCCCAGGCTGTGGACATGCCCCTGGTGCCCTACAACGTGCCGGGGCGCACGGGTTGCAATCTGCTGCCCGCCACTCTGGCCCGCATGGCGCGCGACTTCCCCAACATTGTGGGCGTCAAGGAAGCCACCGGCGACCTGGTTCAGGGCAGCCGCGTGCTTGAAAGCTGCCCCGAGAACTTCAGCGTTCTCTCCGGCGACGACTTTACCGCTCTGCCCCTCATGGCGCTTGGCGGCAAGGGTGTCATCTCCGTTACCTCCAATCTTGTGCCCGGCCGCGTGGCAGCCATGTGCAATGCCTTCAACAAGGGCGACCTCAAGGAAGCAGCGCGTATCCACCATGCGCTCTTTCCCCTGCACGATGCCCTGTTCTTTGAGAGCAATCCTATTCCGGCCAAGACAGCGCTTGCGCTCATGGGCCGCATGGAAGCGGAAATCCGCCTGCCCCTCTGCCCCATGGCCGAAGGCACCAAGCAAAAGCTCATTGAAGTGCTGCGCCAGCAGAACCTCATCTAG
- the phoU gene encoding phosphate signaling complex protein PhoU, which translates to MQQQANYLQQLLVSLRTRLLVMCASVGIALEDAGKAMAAGDPGRAASVIENDAAIDALENEIDEMALQLLARTQPVAGDLRFVVSALRMVVDLERIGDEAVSMAEQAILMQDKPGFGVIPHVREMYYKASDAFDRAVRVFRENNAQDALHMLRGDEEAVQSEVRIIQQIMESLSDPDSSLDPYQAMHIILVTRSLTRVWRRSINIAEQVYFISQGESVKHKGDERGEVARATGDVQSAGMADSASGTSSVSAMHEDADDAADDTAGPEDRA; encoded by the coding sequence ATGCAGCAACAGGCCAATTATTTGCAACAACTGCTCGTATCACTGCGCACCAGGCTGCTGGTCATGTGCGCCAGCGTGGGCATTGCCCTGGAAGACGCCGGCAAGGCCATGGCGGCAGGTGATCCGGGCCGCGCAGCATCCGTCATTGAAAACGATGCAGCCATTGACGCTCTGGAAAATGAAATTGACGAGATGGCCCTGCAACTGCTTGCCCGCACACAGCCCGTTGCCGGAGATCTGCGTTTTGTGGTCAGTGCCCTGCGTATGGTGGTTGACCTTGAGCGCATTGGCGACGAGGCCGTGAGCATGGCCGAGCAGGCTATTTTGATGCAGGACAAGCCGGGCTTTGGGGTGATTCCCCATGTGCGCGAAATGTACTACAAGGCCAGCGATGCTTTTGACCGCGCCGTGCGCGTGTTCCGCGAGAACAATGCGCAAGACGCCCTGCATATGCTGCGCGGCGATGAAGAGGCCGTGCAAAGCGAAGTGCGCATCATCCAGCAGATTATGGAAAGCCTTTCTGACCCTGATTCCAGCCTGGATCCCTATCAGGCCATGCACATCATACTTGTGACCCGCTCGCTCACGCGCGTGTGGCGGCGCTCCATCAACATTGCGGAGCAGGTCTATTTTATCAGCCAGGGTGAAAGCGTGAAGCACAAGGGTGATGAACGCGGGGAAGTCGCGCGCGCTACTGGCGATGTCCAGTCAGCCGGTATGGCTGACTCCGCGTCCGGCACATCATCGGTTTCCGCCATGCATGAAGACGCGGACGATGCGGCTGATGATACAGCTGGCCCAGAAGACCGCGCCTGA
- the pstB gene encoding phosphate ABC transporter ATP-binding protein PstB, translated as MNEHLLARNVSVYYGQNKALHEVSLNFEPRRVTALIGPSGCGKSTFLRCLNRMNDLVPGARVEGEILLDGQDVNRPDTDVVSLRCRVGMVFQKPNPFPKTIYENVAYGLRVNGLRDESLIAEKVELSLRRAAIFEEVKDRLQSPALGLSGGQQQRLCIARALAVEPEVLLMDEPASALDPIATQKIEESIRELRESLSIIIVTHNMQQAARVSDYTAFFYMGRLIEHNATDVMFTRPAKKQTEDYITGRFG; from the coding sequence ATGAACGAGCATCTGCTGGCACGCAACGTCAGTGTATACTACGGGCAAAACAAGGCCCTGCACGAAGTAAGCCTGAATTTTGAGCCGCGCAGGGTCACGGCCCTGATTGGCCCCTCGGGCTGTGGCAAATCAACCTTTCTGCGTTGTCTTAACCGCATGAACGACCTTGTTCCCGGCGCGCGCGTTGAAGGCGAAATCCTTCTGGATGGTCAGGACGTGAACCGTCCCGATACGGATGTGGTTTCGTTGCGCTGCCGTGTGGGCATGGTGTTTCAAAAGCCTAATCCCTTCCCCAAAACCATTTACGAAAACGTGGCCTACGGCTTGCGCGTCAATGGCTTGCGGGACGAAAGCCTGATTGCCGAAAAAGTGGAGCTTTCCCTGCGCAGGGCCGCCATTTTTGAAGAAGTCAAAGACCGCCTGCAAAGCCCGGCGCTTGGGCTTTCCGGCGGGCAGCAGCAGCGCTTGTGCATTGCCCGTGCCCTGGCTGTGGAGCCGGAGGTGCTGCTCATGGACGAACCCGCCAGCGCCCTTGATCCCATTGCCACGCAAAAGATTGAAGAAAGCATCCGCGAACTGCGCGAATCGCTTTCCATCATCATTGTTACGCACAACATGCAACAGGCTGCCCGCGTTTCTGACTACACGGCATTTTTTTACATGGGCAGGCTTATTGAACACAACGCAACGGATGTCATGTTCACCAGACCGGCCAAAAAGCAGACGGAAGATTATATTACAGGCCGTTTTGGCTAA
- a CDS encoding sensor histidine kinase — MLSFRTRIFCSVLAAALIASGIAVYYGRASFEQSQVDAARERLLRETTLSAAILDKTGANPEGLRELAAILQMPQERLSLLDNSGNVLADTAPGAQPVSKLDNHADRPEVRAAMQGGQGYSVRSSGTLGTDMAYAAVRVNDARLLRIALPLNNLQQEIESRVAVFTRIGIVTLVLSLILAGLLSGALRNSLSQMVSVVEAISLGNFQRRLRRIPGREFAPLAEAVNRMAENIEDHVRTAAEQTAQLESILETMSDGVLVLGPHGRIRRCNRALAREFPAAASALGAQVVEVIPSPQLQAAVDAAMAACPVPGSVSGSVPSSGAGHADAAQNSGAPSAEHEGAAAGEEPTLNREQWYLQLELSSGQVMSVCISRPCGLEHLGQTGVGAVAVFHDITELMRLERVRRDFVANVSHELRTPLTAIQGYAETLISLDASPECRRFGEIILKHGVCLSRMVDDLLTLARLEGKTGSLELSPTDPRDAVSQAAGMCREMLERRKCSVVVDIPEDCRVMASQPHLAQVFRNLIENAGRYAPEGGDVRISARVSGPDVVFRVVDDGPGIPKADLERIFERFYQVERHRGQATTGLGLAICKHIVERHGGRIRAESPAQDGSTALVFTLSSVYGAALS; from the coding sequence ATGCTTTCTTTCAGAACACGAATTTTTTGCAGCGTGCTTGCCGCAGCGCTCATTGCTTCGGGAATCGCCGTTTATTACGGCAGAGCTTCCTTTGAGCAGAGTCAGGTTGACGCGGCGCGCGAAAGACTGTTGCGCGAAACAACGCTGTCTGCCGCTATTCTTGACAAGACAGGGGCGAATCCTGAAGGCCTGCGCGAACTCGCGGCCATATTGCAAATGCCTCAGGAACGGCTCTCGCTCCTTGACAACAGCGGCAACGTGCTGGCCGACACCGCGCCGGGCGCGCAGCCGGTTTCCAAGCTCGACAACCATGCAGACAGGCCGGAGGTACGGGCTGCCATGCAGGGCGGGCAGGGGTATTCCGTGCGTTCGAGCGGAACTCTGGGTACAGATATGGCGTATGCCGCGGTGCGCGTAAATGATGCGCGGCTACTGCGCATTGCCTTGCCGCTGAACAACCTGCAACAGGAAATCGAAAGCCGCGTGGCCGTATTTACCAGAATCGGCATTGTGACGCTGGTGCTCTCGCTGATTCTTGCGGGTCTGCTCTCCGGCGCGTTGCGCAATTCGCTTTCACAGATGGTCTCTGTGGTGGAAGCCATCTCCTTGGGGAATTTTCAGCGGCGTTTGCGGCGCATTCCCGGCAGGGAGTTTGCCCCGCTAGCTGAAGCCGTAAACCGCATGGCCGAAAATATTGAAGATCATGTCCGCACGGCTGCGGAGCAGACAGCACAGCTTGAAAGCATACTGGAAACCATGAGCGATGGCGTGCTGGTGCTGGGCCCGCATGGGCGCATCCGCCGCTGTAACCGGGCATTGGCTCGTGAATTTCCTGCTGCGGCATCGGCCTTGGGCGCGCAGGTGGTGGAGGTTATTCCATCCCCGCAGTTGCAGGCCGCTGTGGATGCGGCCATGGCCGCCTGCCCAGTGCCAGGTTCTGTGTCAGGTTCTGTGCCCAGCTCTGGGGCTGGCCATGCAGACGCCGCACAAAACAGTGGTGCTCCCTCTGCGGAGCATGAAGGTGCTGCCGCTGGCGAAGAGCCAACGCTCAATCGCGAGCAGTGGTATCTGCAACTGGAGCTTTCGTCCGGTCAGGTCATGTCGGTATGCATTTCCCGCCCCTGCGGCCTTGAGCATCTGGGCCAGACAGGCGTGGGCGCGGTGGCGGTATTCCACGATATTACAGAGCTTATGCGCCTGGAGCGCGTGCGCCGCGATTTTGTGGCCAATGTGTCGCATGAGCTGCGTACCCCGCTGACGGCCATTCAGGGCTATGCCGAAACCCTCATCAGCCTGGATGCCTCGCCCGAATGCCGCCGCTTTGGCGAAATAATTCTGAAGCACGGGGTTTGCCTGAGCCGCATGGTGGACGATCTGCTCACCCTTGCCCGGCTGGAGGGCAAGACAGGCAGCCTGGAACTCAGCCCCACGGATCCCCGTGATGCAGTATCGCAGGCCGCGGGCATGTGCCGCGAAATGCTTGAGCGCCGTAAGTGTTCGGTAGTTGTGGATATCCCCGAAGATTGCCGCGTGATGGCAAGCCAGCCGCATCTGGCGCAGGTTTTCAGAAACCTTATTGAAAACGCGGGCCGTTACGCGCCGGAAGGCGGCGATGTTCGCATCAGCGCGCGCGTGAGCGGCCCGGATGTGGTTTTCCGCGTGGTGGACGACGGCCCCGGTATTCCCAAGGCCGATCTGGAGCGCATTTTTGAACGCTTTTATCAGGTGGAGCGGCACAGGGGCCAGGCAACTACCGGTCTTGGGCTGGCCATCTGCAAGCACATTGTTGAACGGCACGGTGGCCGCATCCGGGCGGAAAGCCCGGCGCAAGACGGCAGCACGGCTCTTGTTTTCACCCTATCTTCCGTTTACGGAGCGGCACTTTCATGA